Proteins from one Listeria weihenstephanensis genomic window:
- a CDS encoding TetR/AcrR family transcriptional regulator — protein MKRRGLTREIVLEKALEITYQKGFRDLTYNGLARELSVQPQSLYRWVSNIADVKSSVLATYLGSLVDALQAELENYSGKEVLEIFAKRFSEFVEADSIDRFNVLDILSGLTEYGHIETVNEVLLNLRELALKPVRELTKDPDSAHLNELLFLNVVIGYITLASTGLQPADSKQAFQENIQRIIALF, from the coding sequence ATGAAACGTCGAGGATTGACGCGTGAAATCGTTTTAGAAAAGGCGCTAGAAATTACGTATCAAAAGGGGTTTCGCGACCTTACTTATAATGGTCTAGCGCGCGAACTTTCTGTACAACCACAATCACTTTATCGCTGGGTTAGTAATATTGCAGATGTCAAAAGTAGTGTTTTGGCAACATATTTGGGTAGTTTAGTGGATGCACTGCAAGCAGAGTTAGAGAATTATTCTGGGAAAGAAGTGTTAGAAATTTTTGCGAAGCGCTTTTCTGAATTTGTGGAGGCGGATTCGATTGATCGGTTCAATGTGTTGGATATATTAAGCGGTTTGACGGAATACGGGCACATAGAAACGGTGAACGAAGTATTGCTGAACTTGCGGGAACTTGCGCTTAAACCAGTGAGGGAGCTAACGAAGGACCCTGATTCCGCTCATTTGAACGAGTTGCTTTTTTTGAATGTTGTCATTGGGTATATCACGCTGGCCAGCACCGGTTTACAGCCAGCGGATTCCAAACAGGCTTTTCAAGAAAATATCCAGCGTATTATCGCGTTGTTTTGA
- a CDS encoding DUF4279 domain-containing protein gives MTFELPRVRVSFCLTGADFDLDTVTKVLQIIPTSTRTKRDWPVAAMAKTCWELETEKEECKAVSWQFAKIMEKLSGREERIKALCRDLELEVMFTIVIDMESANGPELVLTKEIVQFIGSMGAEVGFDVYVD, from the coding sequence ATGACATTCGAGCTACCTAGAGTACGCGTAAGTTTTTGCCTTACTGGGGCTGATTTTGATTTGGATACTGTTACGAAGGTTCTCCAAATAATTCCGACAAGTACACGAACAAAACGCGATTGGCCAGTAGCTGCAATGGCTAAAACTTGTTGGGAATTGGAAACGGAGAAGGAAGAATGCAAGGCAGTTTCTTGGCAGTTTGCGAAAATTATGGAGAAATTAAGTGGGAGGGAAGAGAGAATCAAGGCGTTATGTCGGGATTTAGAATTAGAAGTAATGTTCACGATTGTGATAGATATGGAGAGCGCGAATGGGCCGGAACTTGTGTTAACGAAGGAAATCGTGCAGTTTATTGGGTCGATGGGTGCTGAGGTTGGATTTGATGTGTATGTAGATTAA
- a CDS encoding CPCC family cysteine-rich protein encodes MERQEALVLISQYDLEKLSIEKRRDLLEDWWGINAEEAEFHNLPEDLQSEIVEFEVPVFHFQDTKYNPLLLEAIKYGFIGVKNEYLAAYVSDILKKSVEVTGEEEKLLVCFCCSYLTIQERGMYDICPVCDWEDDGGDSLAHYSCPNHMTLLDGKQNFENTFKLEGISFGGIEKYYSE; translated from the coding sequence ATGGAGAGGCAAGAGGCGTTGGTTTTGATTAGTCAATATGATTTAGAAAAGCTATCGATTGAAAAAAGGCGGGATTTGCTGGAGGATTGGTGGGGAATCAATGCTGAGGAAGCTGAATTTCACAATCTACCAGAGGATTTGCAGAGTGAAATAGTTGAGTTTGAGGTTCCTGTGTTCCATTTTCAGGATACGAAATATAATCCTTTACTTTTAGAAGCGATCAAATATGGTTTTATCGGGGTTAAAAATGAATATTTGGCGGCATATGTTTCGGATATTTTAAAGAAAAGTGTGGAGGTTACCGGTGAAGAGGAGAAGCTTCTGGTATGCTTTTGCTGTTCGTATTTAACGATTCAGGAACGCGGGATGTATGATATATGTCCAGTTTGTGATTGGGAGGATGATGGTGGAGACAGTCTAGCTCATTACAGTTGCCCCAATCATATGACGCTGCTTGATGGGAAACAAAATTTTGAGAATACTTTTAAATTAGAGGGTATTAGTTTTGGAGGCATTGAAAAATATTATTCTGAGTAG
- a CDS encoding plasmid pRiA4b ORF-3 family protein yields the protein MKAYLLDITLRYCEPRISRRVILPAEITFEQLHRVIQAAMGWEDSHLYEFILDEAQTQILDGMVYDDMKAQQKYYQSLSVKDLAKMPNPFLAKLKIRKPRAKIDQYLEKGMIFQYIYDFGDDWIHDINVVEIEDNYKANYPEVLSFEGGYPIEDCGGPPGYEEIHHVMSNPNHPEYKDMKSWLDPSWDAPYDLDYANIYMEAYLQLKRK from the coding sequence ATGAAAGCATACTTATTAGATATTACATTACGATATTGCGAGCCGAGAATAAGTCGGCGCGTTATTTTGCCAGCAGAAATTACCTTTGAACAATTACATCGTGTTATTCAGGCAGCAATGGGATGGGAGGATTCTCATCTTTATGAATTTATTTTAGATGAGGCGCAAACGCAAATTTTAGATGGTATGGTTTATGATGATATGAAGGCGCAACAAAAATATTACCAATCATTATCTGTGAAAGATCTGGCGAAAATGCCGAATCCTTTCTTAGCGAAATTAAAGATTCGTAAACCTAGGGCGAAGATAGACCAGTATCTGGAAAAGGGAATGATTTTTCAGTATATCTATGATTTTGGGGATGATTGGATTCATGACATCAATGTAGTAGAAATAGAAGACAATTATAAAGCTAATTATCCAGAAGTCTTATCCTTTGAGGGTGGTTATCCTATCGAGGATTGTGGGGGACCACCTGGTTATGAAGAAATCCATCATGTCATGTCAAATCCCAATCATCCGGAATACAAGGACATGAAAAGTTGGTTAGACCCAAGTTGGGATGCTCCATATGATCTGGATTATGCAAATATCTATATGGAGGCCTATTTGCAATTAAAACGCAAATAG
- the gltB gene encoding glutamate synthase large subunit has translation MKQTNMPEKHGLYDPKNEHDACGIGFVANIKGRSSHKIVEQGIYMLCQLKHRGGEVGGDTGDGAGILLEISDDFFRDACAKIDIVLPEKYHYAVGMFNFPQNEAQRKILQAATECFIEQEGQTFLGWRKLPTDVTKVGLGAQKTEPAVYQLFIAKDETLNEEAFERKLYLIRKQVERFAVGDARITETFYVPSLSTRTVIFKGMLTPEQINQYYLDLADPAYTSAYALVHSRFSTNTFPSWERAHPYRYLIHNGEINTQRGNLNWMKAREKRAESDLFGADLAKLLPVIDEDGSDSATLDNALEFLVQTGRTLPHAAMMLIPEPWDKNKAMTDPKRAFYEYHSTLMEPWDGPTSISFTNGRVIGTILDRNGLRPARYYETKDHTIIYSSETGVVPVEPEEVIRKVTVGAGTMLLIDLEKGEIISDDVIKSELTTEHPYREWLDAELTEIGTLTEKDRLEYISLNKKDCFKLQRAFGYTQDELSKILIPMVTEKKDPMGAMGYDAPLAVLSFRPQLLFNYFKQLFAQVTNPPIDGLREESVISTMTLLGNEGNILNPTAENANRIRLETPILSRKQYASIALQKKFAKPTAFINALFKAEEKDNLAEVLDRLFAEADAKIEAGAELLVITDDGTNDEFIGIPALLITSGLHHHLVKRGTRMKVSLIVKTAEARDVHHCAMLVGYGADAIFPYLAIDVFTNLIKDGRIKGFTVDEAESRYIQAITDGILKVMSKIGISTVQSYRGAQIFEAIGIGNDVIADYFPGTASQLGGIPLEVIAQESWLRHREAFHDIGFQEFTLNTGGEYQWRSNGEYHVFNPLAIHSLQQATRENNRETYDLYSDLMQNQNNAFLRGLLTFNSHGRKPIPIEEVEPAEAIFKRFKSGAMSYGSISQEAHESLAIAMNRIGGKSNSGEGGENPDRFERDANGDWRRSAIKQVASGRFGVTSHYLVNADELQIKMAQGAKPGEGGHLPGEKVYPWISKTRGSTTGVGLISPPPHHDIYSIEDLSQLIFDLKNANKDARINVKLVSKTGIGTIAAGVAKGFADVILVSGYEGGTGAAARSSIRHTGVPWEIGLAETHQTLLLNGLRNQVVVETDGKLMTGKDVLVAAMLGAEEYGFATAPLVTLGCVMMRVCHMDTCPVGVATQNPELRKKFGGSADYVVNFFNFIVAEMRETMAELGFRSLEEIIGHKEYLETHERKESHWKAKHLDFSNMLYTDEFYQNQVQFCTKEQDHKIDQTLDMRELKAVVAPAIERGEKVTGRFPIRNIDRAVGTITGSYISKKYGAAGLPEDTIDLTFTGAAGQSFGAFAPKGMTLRIEGDANDYFGKGLSGAKLIVSPDVKTPIVAHNSAIVGNVTLYGATDGEAYIHGKAGARFAVRNSGADVVVEGIGDNGCEYMTGGTVVVLGETGENFAAGMSGGVAYVYAPDQAHFNAKVNSELVTCRGITTPREERKLRELVENHARYTDSEFARQLLANWEREITNFVYVIPNEFEIMLTRIEKLEGEGQTHDSAELQAFYEHKDGLLVEVTK, from the coding sequence ATGAAACAGACGAATATGCCTGAAAAACATGGGTTGTACGATCCGAAAAATGAACATGACGCTTGTGGTATTGGTTTTGTAGCGAATATTAAAGGGCGTTCTTCGCATAAAATTGTCGAGCAGGGAATTTACATGCTTTGTCAGCTGAAACATCGTGGCGGCGAGGTTGGCGGGGATACTGGCGATGGTGCGGGGATTCTTCTGGAAATTTCGGATGACTTCTTCCGCGATGCTTGCGCGAAAATAGATATTGTATTACCTGAAAAATATCATTATGCGGTCGGGATGTTTAATTTCCCGCAAAACGAGGCGCAACGCAAAATTTTACAAGCGGCGACGGAGTGTTTTATCGAGCAAGAGGGGCAAACGTTCTTGGGCTGGCGCAAGTTGCCAACGGATGTGACGAAAGTTGGGCTGGGTGCGCAAAAAACGGAACCGGCTGTGTATCAACTTTTTATCGCGAAAGATGAGACGCTTAATGAGGAAGCTTTTGAACGGAAATTATACTTAATTAGGAAACAAGTGGAGCGTTTTGCGGTGGGCGATGCGCGGATTACGGAAACGTTTTATGTGCCAAGTTTGTCGACGCGGACGGTTATTTTTAAAGGAATGTTGACGCCAGAACAGATTAATCAGTATTATTTGGACTTGGCGGATCCTGCTTATACGTCGGCTTACGCGCTGGTGCATTCGCGTTTTAGCACGAATACGTTTCCGAGTTGGGAACGGGCGCATCCGTATCGTTATTTGATTCATAATGGCGAAATTAATACGCAGCGTGGGAATTTGAATTGGATGAAAGCTCGTGAGAAACGCGCGGAATCGGATCTGTTTGGCGCGGATTTGGCGAAACTTTTGCCGGTTATTGATGAGGATGGAAGTGACTCGGCGACGCTTGATAATGCGCTGGAATTCTTGGTGCAAACGGGGCGGACGTTGCCTCACGCGGCGATGATGTTGATTCCGGAGCCTTGGGATAAAAATAAGGCGATGACGGATCCGAAACGGGCGTTTTATGAGTATCACAGTACGCTGATGGAGCCTTGGGATGGGCCGACGTCGATTTCATTTACGAACGGGCGCGTGATTGGGACAATTTTGGACCGGAATGGTTTGCGTCCTGCGCGTTATTATGAGACGAAAGATCACACGATTATTTATTCTTCGGAGACGGGCGTTGTGCCTGTGGAACCGGAGGAAGTGATCCGCAAAGTGACAGTTGGCGCGGGTACGATGTTGTTGATCGATTTGGAAAAAGGCGAGATTATTTCGGATGATGTCATTAAATCGGAGTTGACGACGGAGCATCCGTATCGTGAATGGCTGGACGCGGAGTTGACGGAGATTGGGACGTTGACGGAAAAAGATCGTTTGGAATATATTTCATTGAATAAGAAGGATTGTTTCAAGTTGCAGCGGGCGTTTGGCTATACGCAGGACGAGCTGAGCAAAATCTTGATTCCGATGGTAACGGAGAAAAAGGATCCGATGGGGGCGATGGGTTACGATGCGCCGCTTGCCGTGCTATCTTTTCGACCGCAGTTGTTGTTTAACTATTTCAAGCAGTTGTTTGCGCAGGTAACGAATCCGCCGATTGACGGGTTGCGTGAGGAGTCGGTTATTTCGACGATGACGCTACTTGGAAATGAGGGCAATATTTTAAATCCGACGGCTGAAAATGCAAACCGAATCCGTTTGGAGACGCCGATTTTGTCTCGGAAACAGTACGCTTCGATTGCGTTACAGAAGAAATTTGCGAAACCGACAGCGTTCATTAATGCGTTGTTCAAAGCGGAGGAAAAGGATAATTTGGCAGAAGTGCTGGATCGACTTTTTGCGGAAGCAGATGCGAAAATTGAGGCTGGCGCGGAGTTGCTCGTGATTACGGATGACGGCACGAACGATGAATTTATCGGGATTCCGGCGCTGCTCATCACGAGTGGACTGCATCATCATTTGGTGAAACGGGGCACGCGGATGAAGGTGAGCTTGATCGTGAAAACGGCGGAGGCTCGCGACGTGCATCATTGTGCGATGTTGGTCGGCTACGGTGCGGACGCGATTTTCCCATACTTGGCGATTGACGTCTTTACGAATTTAATCAAAGATGGCCGTATTAAAGGCTTTACGGTTGATGAAGCGGAGTCGCGCTACATTCAGGCGATTACGGACGGGATTTTGAAGGTGATGTCGAAAATTGGGATCTCTACCGTGCAAAGTTATCGAGGCGCGCAGATTTTTGAAGCGATTGGCATTGGCAACGATGTGATTGCGGATTATTTCCCAGGAACGGCGTCACAACTTGGCGGGATTCCACTGGAAGTCATTGCGCAAGAGTCATGGTTGCGTCACCGCGAGGCGTTTCACGATATCGGTTTCCAAGAGTTCACGCTGAACACAGGTGGCGAGTATCAATGGCGCTCGAACGGCGAATATCATGTTTTCAATCCGCTCGCGATCCATTCATTGCAACAGGCGACGCGTGAAAATAACCGCGAAACGTACGATCTATATTCAGATTTAATGCAAAATCAAAATAACGCTTTCCTTCGTGGTTTGCTGACATTTAATTCACACGGTCGCAAGCCGATTCCAATTGAGGAAGTTGAGCCTGCCGAAGCGATTTTCAAACGTTTCAAATCAGGCGCGATGTCCTACGGTTCCATCAGTCAAGAGGCGCACGAGTCGCTGGCGATTGCGATGAACCGAATTGGCGGGAAAAGCAACAGCGGGGAAGGCGGCGAAAATCCAGATCGGTTCGAGCGCGATGCAAACGGCGATTGGCGTCGGAGTGCAATCAAGCAAGTCGCGTCTGGTCGGTTCGGCGTAACGAGTCACTATTTAGTGAACGCCGACGAGCTGCAAATCAAGATGGCACAAGGCGCGAAACCAGGCGAGGGCGGTCATTTGCCAGGCGAGAAAGTGTATCCATGGATCTCGAAAACCCGCGGATCAACGACGGGAGTAGGCCTCATCTCGCCACCACCACATCACGATATCTACTCCATCGAGGATTTATCCCAACTTATTTTTGACTTGAAAAATGCCAACAAAGACGCGCGGATCAACGTGAAACTCGTATCGAAAACGGGAATCGGAACGATCGCAGCGGGTGTTGCGAAAGGATTTGCCGACGTGATCTTGGTCAGCGGTTATGAAGGCGGAACGGGTGCGGCGGCTAGAAGTAGTATTCGTCATACCGGTGTTCCGTGGGAAATCGGCTTGGCAGAAACGCACCAAACGCTGCTACTGAACGGTTTGCGCAATCAAGTAGTCGTGGAAACGGACGGCAAACTGATGACTGGAAAAGACGTGCTCGTTGCGGCAATGCTCGGCGCGGAAGAATACGGTTTTGCGACGGCACCGCTTGTGACGTTAGGTTGCGTGATGATGCGCGTGTGTCATATGGATACGTGTCCCGTCGGAGTGGCGACGCAGAACCCAGAACTTCGTAAAAAATTCGGAGGTTCCGCAGATTACGTCGTGAATTTTTTCAACTTTATCGTTGCTGAAATGCGCGAAACGATGGCCGAACTTGGTTTCCGTAGCCTCGAAGAAATTATCGGGCACAAAGAATATTTGGAAACCCATGAACGCAAGGAATCGCATTGGAAAGCGAAACATCTCGACTTTTCCAATATGCTATACACGGACGAATTTTATCAAAATCAAGTCCAATTCTGTACGAAAGAACAAGACCATAAAATCGACCAAACGCTTGATATGCGCGAACTGAAAGCCGTTGTGGCGCCTGCGATTGAACGCGGGGAGAAAGTCACGGGACGCTTTCCAATTCGCAACATCGACCGGGCGGTGGGCACGATTACGGGTTCTTATATCAGCAAGAAATACGGCGCGGCTGGCCTCCCAGAAGACACGATCGACCTAACCTTCACGGGCGCGGCTGGTCAAAGCTTCGGCGCCTTCGCTCCAAAAGGCATGACGCTACGCATTGAAGGCGACGCGAACGATTACTTTGGAAAAGGCCTATCTGGCGCGAAACTCATCGTATCACCAGACGTAAAAACACCAATCGTCGCGCATAATTCAGCGATTGTCGGAAACGTAACGCTTTACGGTGCAACAGACGGCGAAGCTTACATTCACGGAAAAGCCGGCGCCCGTTTTGCCGTTCGTAACAGTGGCGCAGACGTGGTTGTCGAAGGAATTGGCGATAACGGCTGCGAATATATGACAGGCGGAACCGTGGTTGTCCTTGGCGAAACCGGTGAGAATTTTGCAGCAGGGATGTCGGGCGGTGTGGCTTACGTTTACGCCCCAGACCAAGCCCATTTCAACGCAAAAGTGAATTCAGAACTCGTGACGTGTCGAGGGATTACGACACCGCGCGAAGAACGGAAACTACGCGAACTCGTAGAAAATCACGCGCGCTATACCGACAGCGAATTCGCCCGCCAACTACTTGCAAACTGGGAACGCGAAATCACCAATTTCGTCTACGTCATCCCGAACGAATTTGAAATCATGCTAACCCGCATCGAAAAACTAGAAGGGGAAGGTCAAACCCACGATTCCGCGGAACTTCAAGCTTTCTATGAACATAAAGACGGATTACTGGTAGAAGTGACCAAATAG
- a CDS encoding LysR family transcriptional regulator, translating into MELRQLKYFIEVARVEHMTQASENLHVAQSAVSRQITKLEEELGIKLFDRIGRNMQLTAVGQDFLRQAKIGLQELQKAQALVEEYADPTIGEIRIGLPNSIATKVLPAVISAFREKYPQITYRFMEGSNRDLKQMLVTGALDVTFLSPVPEEDDEIMPHRFFDEKLKLIVPSGHRLAGKHSVSLADLADEKFILYPQDFDLYHLVEDTARMKGIELETIFQSRDFHTIQGLVGAGLGISILPEMILDGAIFKETRSIALMDHELRRSVGIITTKRRNMSPSETLFRDFLLGYFEENN; encoded by the coding sequence ATGGAATTACGACAATTAAAGTACTTTATTGAAGTCGCGCGCGTCGAACATATGACCCAAGCATCGGAAAATTTGCACGTCGCCCAATCTGCCGTCAGTAGACAGATAACAAAACTCGAGGAAGAGCTCGGAATCAAGCTATTCGACCGGATTGGCCGCAATATGCAACTGACAGCGGTAGGTCAGGATTTCTTGCGCCAAGCCAAAATCGGTTTACAGGAGTTGCAAAAAGCACAAGCACTCGTGGAAGAATACGCCGACCCAACGATTGGTGAAATTCGCATCGGACTGCCAAACTCGATTGCCACAAAAGTTTTACCCGCCGTTATTTCTGCGTTTCGGGAGAAGTATCCCCAAATTACGTATCGTTTCATGGAAGGTTCGAATCGCGATTTGAAGCAGATGTTGGTGACTGGCGCGCTTGATGTGACGTTTTTATCGCCGGTTCCAGAAGAAGATGACGAGATTATGCCGCATCGCTTTTTTGATGAGAAGTTGAAGTTGATTGTGCCGAGTGGGCATCGGTTGGCTGGGAAGCACTCCGTTTCGCTTGCAGATTTGGCGGACGAGAAGTTTATTTTGTACCCGCAAGATTTCGATTTGTATCATTTAGTGGAAGATACGGCGCGGATGAAAGGCATTGAACTCGAGACAATTTTTCAAAGCCGCGATTTCCACACGATTCAAGGATTGGTTGGCGCGGGGCTTGGCATCAGCATTTTACCAGAGATGATTTTGGATGGGGCGATATTTAAAGAGACGCGAAGCATTGCGTTGATGGACCATGAGTTGCGGCGGTCGGTTGGGATTATCACGACAAAAAGACGGAACATGTCGCCGTCTGAGACACTGTTCCGTGATTTTTTGTTGGGGTATTTTGAAGAAAATAACTAG
- a CDS encoding amidohydrolase family protein, whose translation MTYKKIDLHAHYLSPGYKQFLHDYFDDMGDGVKTPAYEIETTLGIMAQTDIDYSVISISSPHPNTGEEDSTIALIHEVNSYGALQQASYPDKIGFFASLPIPYVQASLETIDTALDEQHAIGFTLPTNSHGVYLGDARLDPIMARLNERAAIVAIHPNEPATHDKNVAGDIPAPIMEFFFDTTRTVMNMLQNGVFTRYPNIRFIIPHGGAVLSLIVERVGLAQALNPALTDAQVNLKGAMKNLYFDVAGFVLPQQLPALMDFIDPEKLVYASDTPYTPTPAVLHLASVLEESDLYSMEFKQKLFFENAQELLGR comes from the coding sequence ATGACTTATAAAAAAATAGATTTACACGCGCATTACCTTTCCCCTGGCTACAAACAATTTTTGCATGATTATTTTGATGACATGGGGGACGGTGTGAAAACGCCAGCATATGAAATTGAAACAACGCTTGGTATTATGGCGCAGACTGATATAGACTATTCCGTTATTTCGATTTCTTCTCCCCATCCCAATACTGGTGAAGAAGACAGCACAATTGCCTTGATTCATGAGGTGAACAGCTACGGCGCGCTTCAACAAGCAAGCTACCCAGACAAAATTGGCTTTTTTGCATCGTTGCCTATTCCATACGTTCAAGCAAGCTTAGAAACCATTGATACGGCGCTAGATGAACAACATGCTATCGGTTTTACACTTCCGACAAACTCGCATGGCGTCTATCTTGGTGACGCTAGATTGGATCCGATTATGGCTCGATTGAATGAGCGGGCGGCCATCGTTGCCATTCATCCTAACGAACCGGCGACGCATGACAAAAATGTTGCTGGAGATATTCCCGCACCGATTATGGAGTTCTTCTTTGATACAACACGCACAGTAATGAATATGCTTCAAAATGGCGTTTTCACGCGGTATCCAAATATTCGATTCATTATTCCGCACGGTGGAGCTGTTCTCTCGCTGATTGTGGAACGCGTTGGCTTAGCACAAGCGCTGAACCCTGCATTGACAGACGCGCAAGTGAATCTTAAAGGCGCTATGAAAAATCTATATTTTGATGTAGCAGGCTTTGTATTACCGCAGCAATTGCCAGCATTGATGGATTTTATAGATCCTGAAAAACTTGTGTATGCATCTGATACGCCTTACACGCCAACGCCTGCGGTATTGCACTTGGCTAGCGTGTTGGAGGAAAGTGATTTGTATTCTATGGAGTTTAAGCAGAAATTATTTTTTGAGAATGCGCAAGAGCTTTTAGGGCGTTGA
- the relB gene encoding type II toxin-antitoxin system RelB family antitoxin, producing MTTITFRVSDEEKEFIQKMAEFNGISVSELSRNQILESLENQIDLDLYKSALQAHHAKDESLSLQEMKKALDL from the coding sequence ATGACAACTATCACATTCCGCGTTTCTGATGAAGAAAAAGAATTCATCCAAAAAATGGCCGAGTTTAATGGAATTTCTGTATCTGAACTCAGTCGAAATCAAATTCTTGAAAGCTTAGAAAATCAAATCGACTTAGACCTATACAAAAGCGCACTGCAAGCCCATCATGCGAAAGATGAAAGCCTCTCTCTTCAAGAGATGAAAAAGGCACTTGATTTATGA
- a CDS encoding type II toxin-antitoxin system RelE family toxin: MDRFQAKLLVSWIEKHLEGTKNPRVHGKSRVGNRGGQWRYRVGDYRLIAEIKDDEIVILILNIGHRRMIYDK, encoded by the coding sequence ATGGATCGTTTTCAGGCAAAGCTCCTTGTTTCATGGATTGAAAAACATTTAGAGGGAACAAAAAATCCACGTGTGCACGGAAAGAGCCGTGTTGGAAATCGCGGTGGACAATGGCGGTATCGAGTTGGTGATTATCGATTAATCGCGGAAATTAAAGATGATGAAATCGTTATTTTGATTCTAAACATCGGGCATCGTCGCATGATCTATGACAAATAG
- a CDS encoding alpha/beta hydrolase, which translates to MAILTRDGANLFYETTGQGPTLILIPGANGTGDIFKPASMFLKEHFNVVTYDRRGFGQSKLTGDMPQEVADINSTYRLKTDAADVSALAQAVSGDEKIFILGSSSGSIVAMETLQDFPEIVKQIAFHESPINTILPDAKKWQDANNEIVTIALTENFALGMEKFAEAMRTVELDKKMMSRADVDLTDMSNPEVQGMNYWFNYEIRQYTSRDIDFNAFKQHRDKIRLLNGTDSKGSFPQDVMHVLGDYLDLPIYDIPGAHLGYVQKPEGFATTLMALFR; encoded by the coding sequence ATGGCAATTTTAACACGTGATGGAGCAAATTTATTTTATGAAACAACTGGGCAAGGACCTACTTTAATTCTGATCCCTGGTGCTAATGGAACTGGTGATATTTTCAAACCGGCTAGCATGTTTTTGAAGGAGCATTTTAATGTCGTTACTTACGATCGCCGCGGTTTTGGTCAAAGTAAATTGACGGGAGACATGCCGCAAGAGGTAGCTGATATCAACAGTACATACCGCTTGAAAACAGATGCCGCCGATGTTTCAGCATTAGCACAAGCTGTAAGTGGGGACGAAAAAATATTCATTCTGGGATCATCGTCAGGGTCTATCGTAGCCATGGAAACATTGCAGGATTTCCCAGAGATTGTGAAGCAAATAGCCTTCCATGAATCGCCTATCAACACTATTTTACCGGATGCAAAGAAATGGCAAGACGCTAACAATGAGATTGTGACGATTGCTTTGACGGAAAACTTTGCTCTTGGTATGGAAAAATTCGCCGAAGCTATGCGTACCGTGGAATTAGATAAAAAGATGATGTCACGAGCTGATGTTGATCTCACTGATATGAGCAATCCAGAAGTACAAGGCATGAATTATTGGTTTAATTATGAAATTCGCCAATATACGAGCCGTGACATTGATTTTAATGCTTTTAAACAACACCGCGACAAAATTCGTTTATTGAATGGTACCGACTCAAAAGGCTCGTTCCCTCAAGACGTTATGCACGTTCTTGGCGATTATTTAGACTTACCTATTTATGATATTCCGGGTGCACACTTGGGCTACGTTCAAAAACCAGAAGGCTTTGCAACGACACTAATGGCGCTTTTTCGTTAA